The sequence AatttagatctgtttttatctaataaaacaaagtcttttggttggttaaaaaattcaaatatgttttaaagagataaaaaaaaaatagttttgagttttgtgaAGGATAAGATCTGCTTTGTGATGAAAAAAGATGGTTTTTTTATaacagaaaaatcagatttgttttccATTTggaaaagatatatattttattttttatggagaggatcttattcataaaataattttatgctatatagaccaaacaaaacaaacaacaaatacaacaatacatgatctctttctttatttcaaaaatatgcacgcattaaaaaaaaaaatcagatctgtatctaaagaagatacaaaatccgtttttgttttaagaaaaattcagatctacatctaaggaagatgtagatctattttatttgaagaaaaattcagatctacatctaaggaataTGTAGATTcgttttattttaaagaaaaaaattcaaatctacatctaaggaagatgtagatccattttattttgaagaaaaattcagatctacatctaaggaagatgtagatttgttttattttgaagaaaaagagttaAGTACATGCAGatctttaaaactaagaaatagattatagtaacaataaaagaatcaaGAGCATATTTTCACAATCTAAATTAATAAGTCAGAATATGAATATTTGAAACAAGAAAGCATCATCATGATAAGAGAAGCATAAGAACAAAAGGGTTAGAAAGCAACCTCTTACATGAGCACTCTTCtacttgagaggatgttttagggttcaaagaaacttattcgtttatctttgaaacctaaaaaccctaattcttgtaACAAATCTCAGAGAGGATCAACAAATATTGGCAATTAGAGAGTCTTAAAACGTATGCTTCTCAGAGCGTAAAAAAAATGTGCTGAATTATGAGACCcagcctctatttatagggACTGgagtgcttaaaaaataagcaacgTCGCTTAAAATGCGAATCGGGTGGCATCCTTCTGCGGAAAGGTTGAAAAGGATGTGTCTTATCGTCACCCAAAGGctgttgggccaaagcccaaaaggtgggaattcggcactccaaaagtgctgaATTGGCTCTTGGACGCTGAATGCACTTTCATGTTTAGGTGCCATTTGGACTCCTCTTCTAAGGTTTTTTGACCGaatctcaatcgacacgctttgagacccaacaaaaatattggaatatttaacccaggaaagctaaaaatcagatttatgatagaaaccctgacccaatgtttataatcgaaatgcgaaccaaatgtataagttgacattgacccaatgattataaagaatcacgaaccaaaggtataaagtttgaacgccacaaggaagaatccttgataagttcacagttcttgaagaaccaaaagagagcaaagcctcaccttttctgatttctattcaataatattatatgaaaaacgtttaaaGACTCAAGGGTCTATTTAAGGGctctataaaacttgacagacaagaaaatatattctaaaataactactaattgataccttaccatatctagaaccaaatttgacctaaaaaacattaaatgcatctaaaaacaaggaattaaatcacctaaacctaaaataacgtttttaaataaaaataccaaaaataataaattacaataattaaacagtaaattgtgtcctacatcagacccctccacttgaaacaaactcgtccttgagttcatctttgaaatctgaaatcttccgctccaaataaacaaatacttcgaatgctttagtgacttgatccggttgtgaaatttgaatccttcataaagtgtagtagaaaatttcttctcatctactttcaatttatttgcaacatcaatcaataaagggttgataataaaattaaaaatttctactccaagaaaatcaatatattgtatagtcatcttcaacaaatcaactgagacttgaggattgtgagttgtggactcatcctcatatttgacctcaattgaatcatCCACAATgctctcaataattaccatctctttttttttcaagtttttttttttcactttttttttttggatgataacaggaaacaaaagataaaaggatagaaaactgattttagaacctgtgctctgataccaaatgatgcgaacctcaatcgacacgctttgagacccaacaaaaatattggaatatttaacccaggaaagctaaaaatcagatttatgatagaaaccctgacccaacgtttataatcgaaacgcgaaccaattGTATAAGTTGACcgtgacccaatgattataaagaatcacgaaccaaaggtataaagtttgaacgccacaaggaagaatccttgataagttcacagttcttgaagaaccaaaagagagcaaagccttaccttttctgatttctattcaataatattatatgaaaaacgtttacagactcaagggcctatttaagggctctataaaacttgacagacaagaaaatatattctaaaataactacTAATTGATACCTTGCCATATCTagaaccaaatttgacctaaaaaacattaaatgcacctaaaaacaagaaattaaatcacctaaacctaaaataacgtttttacataaaaataccaaaaataataaattaaaataattaaacagtaaattgtgtcctacatcagacccctccacttgaaacaaactcgtccttgagttcatctttgaaatctgaaatcttccgctccaaataaacaaatacttcgaatgctttagtgacttgatccggttgtgaaatttgaatccttcataaagtgtagtagaaaatttcttctcatctactttcaatttatttgcaacatcaatcaataaagggttgataataaaattaaaaatttctactccaagaaaatcaatatattgtatagtcatcttcaacaaatcaactgagacttgaggattgtgagttgtggactcatcctcatatttgatcTCAATTGAATCATCCACAATgctctcaataattaccatctcttttttctttcaagtttttttttttcactattttttttttttggatgataataggaaacaaaagataaaaggatagaaaattgattttagaacctgtgctctgataccaaatgatgcgaacctcaatcaacacgctttgagacccaacaaaaatattggaatatttaacccaggaaagctaaaaatcaaatttatgatagaaaccctgacccaaggtttataatcgaaacgcgaaccaaatgtataagttgaccttgacccaatgattataaagaatcacgaaccaaaggtataaagtttgaacgccacaaggaagaatccttgataagttcacagttcttgaagaaccaaaagagagcaaagcctcaccttttctgatttctattcaataatattatatgaaaaacgtttacagactcaagggcctatttaagggctctataaaacttgacagacaagaaaatatattctaaaataactcctaattgataccttaccatatctagaaccaaatttgacctaaaaaacattaaatgcacctaagaacaaggaattaaatcacctaaacctaaaataacgtttttaaataaaaataccaaaaataataaattacaataattaaacagtaaattgtgtcctacatcagacccctccacttgaaacaaactcgtcctcgagttcatctttgaaatctgaaatctttcgctccaaataaacaaatacttcaaaTGCTTTagtgacttgatccggttgtgaaatttgaatccttcataaagtgtagtagaaaatttcttctcatctactttcaatttatttgcaacatcaatcaataaagggttgataataaaattaaaaatttctactccaagaaaatcaatatattgtatagtcatcttcaacaaatcaactgagacttgaggattgtgagttgtgtactcatcctcatatttgacctcaattgaatcatCCACAATgctctcaataattaccatctctttttttttcaagttttttttttcactttttttttttttggatgataacaggaaacaaaagataaaaggatagaaaactgattttagaacctgtgctctgataccaaatgatgcgaacctcaatcgacacgctttgagacccaacaaaaatattggaatatttaaccctggaaagctaaaaatcagatttatgatagaaactcaGACGTGGCATTTCTTCATTTGATCCGTGTTGGTTGGCTCAGTGAAGGGATTTGCATCTAAGTCCATCAACCTTACTGCTCATCCAGAGTATATCTGCTTGATAATGTATGGGGCTACCCAACGTTTGCATCTTGAACCGGCGCTCGAATTTCTTTCAACACTAGGTCTCCTAACTTCAATTCTTTAGTTCTTACTTTCTTATCAGAAGCTTTCCTAAGTCTCCTTTGGTATCCCTGAATGTGATACAGGGCTTTgagccttttctcatccagCATGCATAACTGGTCATATTTGCTTTGCAACCAATCAGCTTAGGGGATTTCACTTTCCAGTACTGTCCTTAGTGAACAGACACCCATTTCAATCATAAGGACCGCTTCCATCCCATACACCAATGAATAAGGGGTGGCTCCTATGGAAGATCGGATTGATGTTTAGTACCCTCAGAGTGCATAGGGTAGTTGTAGGTGCCAATGTTCGCGTAAAATAATCTGCAAGCGCACAGAATCGTAACAAGTagtaaagtgtttttagaaaaCGAATGTCGAACCCACAAGgattaactatgttattgaataccgaaattcactaaattaattactatttggaaAATCGAAAATAAATGGAACGTTCTACTATCtgaattaaattaaactttttaataaaaataaatctacgaataaaagattaacaaaatgcaaaaatctaaaagtgtaaaaatattataagaatGGATCTAGAGCGGTTGATTTCACCTAACAAATCTCACACAATTTAttcttcctaattattaaattctaataatctcccgttgatgattaaaaattccttaagtattcaatatcttctctcgaataatatcaaaaatatcttcaactaacaattccatatctctttgtgaatttaattaattggagacTCATTACGTACTTTGAATTTTCTAGTGACACAATTATAGGTgctaaaattaatttctttttcagtgTTTCAAAAGCATGCAAGCATTCAtcagaaaattcaaatctaGTGTCTTTAATCAACAAATTGCAAAGAGGTTTAGTAATTTGGGAAAAATCCTTAATAAACCATCGGTAGAATCAGGCTTGTCCCAAGAAACTTCTCACGCCCTTCACATTGGCTGGTGGTGGGAGTTTTTCGATCACTTCTATTTTTGCTCTGTCAACTTCAATTCCCTTAGAGGAAATGTGGTGGCCCAGCACTATCCCCTCCTCTACCATGAAGTGGCATTTTTCCCAGTTCAATACTAAATTTGTCTCCTTGCATCTCTGCAAAACAGAAGATAAGTTAGACAAACAATTATCAAAAGAATATCCAAAGACAGAGAAGTCATCCATGAAGActtctaaaaaattttctaCCATGTCCGAAGATGGACATCATGCATCTTTGAAATGTGGCTGGCGCATTGCAAGGGCCAAAAGGCATCCGCCTATATGTAAATGTTCCATATGGACAAGTAAAAgtggtcttctcttgatcttcaGGCGCAATGGCTATTTGATTATAACCAGAGTATCCATCCAGAAAATAGTAGTAAGCATGCCCTGCAAGTCTTTCTAGCAATTGATCAATAAAAGGTAAAGGAAAATGATCTTTTAGAGTTTCATCATTAAGCCTTCTGTAATCTATGTACATTCACCATCTCGTGACCGTCCTTGTTGGTATAAgttcatcattatcattttttatcacgGTTATTCCACCTTTCTTTGGGACGACTTGTACTGGACTTACCCATGCACTGTTTGAGATAGGATAAATAATTCCGGCATCTAATAGCTTCAGCACTTCTTTATGCACCACTTCTTGCATTGATGGATTCAATCTTCTCTGGGGTTGGATAATCGGTTTATATTTATCCTCCATTAAAATCTTGTGTATGCAAATTGAAGGACTAATTCCTTTGATGTCAGAGATGGTCCAACCTAAAGCCATCTTGTGTTCCTGCAAGATTCTCAGCAACTTTTCCTCCTCTACATCACTCAAAGAACTATTAATAACAACTGGAAGAGTAGAGTCTTGACCTAAGAAAGCGTATCTTAACTTTGATGGAAGCAGTTTGAGCTCAAGTTTAGGTGGTTCTTCTGGTGGAGATGTTGGCTGACATGATTTCAAGCCTTCCCCTTTTGGTTGCATTGAAAGAGGAAAGAGTGGTGTAGCCTCCAAATATCTTTCACACTCCTTAACCTCTTCATCATTGAATTTAACAGGTGTAGAGCGAGTAAGACATACCTCAAGTGGTAACTTTAGAAAATCAATTGCATAAGTCTCATCGGCCATGATCACATCTCGGTCACTTATTTGAAAACAAGAATGTGTCTCGAAAATAAATTCCATAGACTTAAATACATCAAAAGTGACCTCATCCTCTCCGACCCTCAAAACAAGTTTTCCTTGCTGGACATCAATTAAGGTCCTCCCCGTCTCAAGGAAAGGTCAACCCAATATCAAAGGGATCTCCTCGTCCTCATCCATATCAAGGACAATGAAGTCAGCTGGGAAGATGAACTTGTCAACTTTTACTAATACGTACTCAATGACTCCTCTTGGATATTTAATGGATCTATCCGCCAATTGTAAAGAGATAGTGGTCGGCTTTACTTCTCCAAGACCCAATTTCCAGAAAGCAAAGAAAGGCATTAGATTAATACTTGCCCCTAAATCAAATAAAGCTCtatcaaaataagattttccTATAGTGCAAGGGATAGTGAAACTCCCCGGATCTTTCAGCTTAGGCGGCAGCTTCTTTTGTAAGATTGCACTACTTTCCTCTGTCAGCATTACTATTTCATGCTCCTCCAATTTCCGCTTCTTTGATATAATATCCTTCAAAAATTTCGCATATTTAGGCATTTGTTCCAAAGCTTCAATGAGAGGAATATTAATATGCAATTGCTTAAATATACTTGGAAATTTAGAAAACTGATCATCCACAttgttttttcttaatctttgcAGAAAAGGAATTGGTGGATCATAAATTGAAGGAGAATAAGTCTCAAAAGTAACTTCCctggatttttttgattttgaagCTCTTTCATTCTCCTTAGTCTTCTCAGCTTGCTCCACTTCTTTCATCTCTGACTTGGCCTCCTTCATCTTTGACTCCTCATTATCTACAACTTTATCTTGTTTTGCATTTGTTACTTTTGGCTCCTCATATGTTTGTCCACTTCTCAATGATATTGCCTTTACATGTTCTTTCAGATTGGTGACAGTGTTGCTTGGCAAAGTTCCTGCAGTCCTCTCGGTGAGCATGCTTGAGAGCTGACCGATCTGCACCTCAAGATTATGGATTGCAGCTGAATTATTTTGGATTGCCACATCTGTCTTCCGCAAGTACTGCATGAACATGTCCTCAAGTGTCGGCTTCTTCTCTTGCTGTGGAAGTTGCTGAGGTGGTTTAGCCTGCCCTTGGTTATTGCTCCATGAAAAGTTGGGGTGATTCCTCCATCCAGGATTGTACGTGTTCGAGTATGGATTATTTTGACGTTGAAAATTTGACACGTAATTTGCTTGTCCATAACTCGATTGGGCAAAAGGATTTCCCACTTGGCAATCAGCACTTGAATGATTTCCTGAATAATGATCACAAACAACATTAGTTTGAATAGCATTAACATTCATTTTACCTAGTTGTTGAGACAAAGTTGCCATTTGTGCCGCCAATGAGCTAATAGAATCAAGTTTTAAAACTCCAGCTGTCTTTCTTGGCATTACTCTTTCTATAGGCCATTTATAGTTGTTGGATGCCAATTCTTCCAGAAGTTCATAGGCTGCCTCATGAGTTTTACTCATTAAAGCTCCACCAGCTGCTGCATCAACCATAGACCTGTTTGTAGCTCCTAGACCATTGTAGAATGTTTGCACTTGAAGCCATGATGGAAGGTCATGATAAGGACACCTTCGCAATAAATCTTTGTACCTCTCCCATGCTTCATATAATGATTCACCCTCAAATTGGATGAACATGGTGATATCATTCCTTAGCTTTGCTGTCTTTGCGGGAGGGAAATATTTTGCTAAGAATTTTTGAGCCAACTCCTCCCATGTAGTAATGATGCCAAGTGGCAAAGAATTCAACcaaacttttgctttatccctaAGTGAGAATGGAAAAAGTCTTGGTCGAATCGCATCATCTGTCACTCCGTTATGTTTAACAGTATCACAAATTTCCAAGAAATTTGCAATATGGACATTAGGATCCTCTTGTGACAACCCTCCAAACTGGACAGTCTGCTGTATCATCTGAATGATGGCCGGCTTGATCTCAAAATTATTGGCTTGTATGGTTGGCCTCCTTTTGCTCGATGTAGCTTCATTTACCGACGGCGTAGCATAATCTCTTAACGCCTTTTGCTCTTGATCGGCCATATTAGATAGAGATGTGTTggcctctttcttcttttctttcttgagCTGACGTAAGGTTCTTTCAATTTCAGGATCAAAGAGTGTATGCTCTAACAGTTTAGATCTGGTCATGCACTTATAATtccagaaaagaaagaaaacaaactcAGATGCAcccaatttaatttttttttgaataaataaaataaaatcaaaagtaGTAAATATCTAGCTAGTATCAATATCAATAACAAAAAGTTAATCCCCGGCAACGGCGCCAAAAACTTGTTCGCGTAAAATAATCTGCAAGCGCACAGAATCGTAACAAGTAGTAAAATGTTTTTAGAAAACGAATGTCAAACCCACAAGgattaactatgttattgaataccgaaattcactaaattaattactatATGGAAAAtcgaaaataaatggaaaattctACTATctgaattaaattaaactatttaataaaaataaatctacgaataaaagattaacaaaatgcaaaaatctaaaagtgtaaaaatatgataagaatggATCTAGAGCGGTTGATTGCACCTAACAAATACCACACAATTTAttcttcctaattattaaattctaataatctcccgttgatgattaaaaattacttaagtattcaatatcttctctcgaataatatcaaaaatatcttcaactaacaatttcataactctatgtgaatttaattaattggagactcattacgtactttgaattttctgaaaaatcgCACTAATCGCGGTAAAGCATCTCTACTTTCGCTCAAATAACAATGTTTAATTctagaactaaaataacaaatcacctctcggtctcattgtaattcaattgatcaaacaataattcgtaaaaaaaaatagtaagcattaagaataagaattaaacactcaatcatggaaatattaaaaataaaataactcagaaTATAAATTGTGTGTTCATTGCTAGATTACATCAACgctttagaaaataaatttagttcataataaaattgaaaagaaaacaaataaaacatatgTTTTTCATCTGAATTGGTTGA comes from Castanea sativa cultivar Marrone di Chiusa Pesio chromosome 3, ASM4071231v1 and encodes:
- the LOC142628842 gene encoding uncharacterized protein LOC142628842 codes for the protein MTRSKLLEHTLFDPEIERTLRQLKKEKKKEANTSLSNMADQEQKALRDYATPSVNEATSSKRRPTIQANNFEIKPAIIQMIQQTVQFGGLSQEDPNVHIANFLEICDTVKHNGVTDDAIRPRLFPFSLRDKAKVWLNSLPLGIITTWEELAQKFLAKYFPPAKTAKLRNDITMFIQFEGESLYEAWERYKDLLRRCPYHDLPSWLQVQTFYNGLGATNRSMVDAAAGGALMSKTHEAAYELLEELASNNYKWPIERVMPRKTAGVLKLDSISSLAAQMATLSQQLGKMNVNAIQTNVVCDHYSGNHSSADCQVGNPFAQSSYGQANYVSNFQRQNNPYSNTYNPGWRNHPNFSWSNNQGQAKPPQQLPQQEKKPTLEDMFMQYLRKTDVAIQNNSAAIHNLEVQIGQLSSMLTERTAGTLPSNTVTNLKEHVKAISLRSGQTYEEPKVTNAKQDKVVDNEESKMKEAKSEMKEVEQAEKTKENERASKSKKSREVTFETYSPSIYDPPIPFLQRLRKNNVDDQFSKFPSIFKQLHINIPLIEALEQMPKYAKFLKDIISKKRKLEEHEIVMLTEESSAILQKKLPPKLKDPGSFTIPCTIGKSYFDRALFDLGASINLMPFFAFWKLGLGEVKPTTISLQLADRSIKYPRGVIEYVLVKVDKFIFPADFIVLDMDEDEEIPLILG